A stretch of the Ipomoea triloba cultivar NCNSP0323 chromosome 16, ASM357664v1 genome encodes the following:
- the LOC116007897 gene encoding putative late blight resistance protein homolog R1B-14 gives MAFAVVTSLLEIVDQRLQPNPSLILNDEEIIESLSHKLRILQAFLEESGKRSKDPRVKETLEANIRDVAVEAEGEIESKLRKIYLAANRKECVEACQGLHKTLKGLRKTLKQIVKDIEQVQTGEWKVSTVSHVGSSPNDFEEENAMARGASENAVEIENEIIVGFTEDIVELVDRLKSQKDEVISLVGEGGIGKTTLAKIIFEHENIIAHFGIRASVVVSQELDIKKMLIGLLRFILPMTSEISNKDETQLRDELRKRLMEHKYLIVLDDVWTTSAWDAIKVCIPDKDDGSKIMITTRIYEVARFVSERPHNMKSQTPYKSLELFSRKVFREGCLCTPELEKLGCEIVNCCGGLPLAILVIAGLLSTVKGSLEIWTDVVDALRGMDSTDNRISKILSLGFDYLPSHLKACFLYFGVFPEDSDILVKKIINLWVAEGFLKPKKNKSSEEGAKNCLLDLITRNLVQVNELSIDGKIKSCKIHDRLHEICVREAKRENIICVIDEKHAPKDGRWISCQSSRWPITRESYKTHTSKKIHSLLYLGKELYLLKCRLSYPCLELLRVLDLSLIKCLHGMPSGIVDLIHLRYLALNTIGSLYKFQLLKLKNLQTLIVCSWMEEYPLQLQSNILDLPQLRHLHLQKRCSQYLPSKDRKNLQTLYWLKVTSADRNPNFKMVPNLKELGIYVEGELLSGCLESLVHLPLLEKLKFRIGRVDRFCLPTGFPSKLKKLTLCSTYLPWEEMGVIGNLSNLEVLKLKDFAFCGPKWEPIEGEFKRLKVLLIARSDLKQWELNVYHFPILERLILRYCWDLKEVPNCFAKIGTMKLIVLDSCTSSLVGSTKKWLEGMTDCPLRLRQVGTKVELPDNESFEEVTLESSEEESVESSKEESVKSSKKESLKSSKEESVKSSKEESGGSTKELSVGSTEELSFGSSDQERLKPRRSVRKYVKKKVSKLLNALK, from the exons ATGGCTTTTGCAGTTGTAACCTCTCTACTAGAAATAGTAGATCAGCGGCTTCAGCCAAATCCATCTCTGATTCTTAACGATGAAGAAATTATTGAGTCATTGTCGCACAAGCTCCGCATTTTGCAAGCATTTTTGGAAGAATCTGGGAAGAGATCCAAGGATCCTCGTGTTAAGGAAACGTTGGAAGCTAATATCCGAGATGTAGCTGTTGAAGCAGAAGGGGAAATAGAgtctaaattgagaaaaatttaTTTGGCTGCTAATAGGAAAGAGTGTGTGGAGGCTTGTCAAGGTCTTCATAAGACCTTGAAAGGTCTTCGTAAGACCTTGAAACAAATAGTAAAAGATATTGAGCAAGTTCAAACAGGGGAATGGAAAGTGAGTACTGTTTCACATGTTGGTTCATCCCCAAATGATTTTGAGGAAGAGAATGCCATGGCTAGGGGTGCCTCCGAAAACGCTGTAGAGATTGAGAATGAAATCATTGTAGGGTTCACTGAAGACATAGTGGAGTTAGTGGACAGGCTAAAGTCCCAGAAAGACGAAGTTATTTCACTCGTTGGGGAAGGTGGCATTGGAAAGACTACGTTAGCTAAAATAATCTTTGAGCATGAAAATATTATTGCTCATTTTGGCATTCGAGCATCAGTTGTTGTGTCTCAAGAACTTGATATCAAAAAGATGCTCATTGGTTTATTGCGTTTTATTTTGCCGATGACCAGTGAAATCTCCAACAAAGACGAAACTCAGCTTAGAGATGAACTACGCAAAAGATTGATGGAGCATAAGTATTTAATTGTATTAGATGACGTGTGGACTACTTCAGCTTGGGATGCCATCAAAGTATGTATTCCAGATAAGGATGATGGAAGTAAAATCATGATTACTACTCGGATCTATGAGGTGGCTAGATTTGTTAGTGAGCGTCCACACAATATGAAGTCCCAAACTCCATACAAAAGCTTGGAATTATTTTCGAGGAAAGTGTTTAGGGAAGGATGTTTATGCACCCCTGAACTTGAGAAACTTGGGTGTGAAATTGTAAATTGTTGCGGTGGATTACCGCTGGCAATTCTTGTGATTGCTGGACTTTTGTCTACAGTTAAAGGGTCACTAGAAATATGGACAGATGTAGTAGACGCTTTGCGTGGAATGGATAGTACTGATAACAGAATTTCAAAAATACTATCATTGGGCTTCGACTACTTGCCAAGTCACTTAAAAGCTTGCTTTCTTTATTTTGGAGTTTTTCCTGAAGATAGTGACATTCTTGTTAAGAAAATAATCAACTTATGGGTTGCGGAAGGATTTTTAAAACCAAAGAAGAATAAGAGTTCAGAAGAAGGGGCAAAGAATTGCTTGCTTGATCTTATTACCAGAAATCTAGTTCAAGTTAACGAACTAAGTATTGACGGCAAGATCAAGTCGTGTAAGATTCATGATCGATTACACGAGATTTGTGTCAGAGAAGCTAAAAGGGAGAATATTATTTGTGTCATTGATGAAAAACATGCTCCCAAAGATGGTCGTTGGATAAGTTGTCAATCAAGTCGTTGGCCAATCACTCGAGAAAGTTATAAGACTCACACCTCCAAGAAAATCCATTCCCTTCTATACTTGGGTAAAGAGTTATACCTTTTAAAATGCAGGTTGTCATACCCTTGTTTGGAATTGTTAAGAGTATTGgatttatcattaattaaatGCTTGCATGGCATGCCTAGTGGAATAGTAGATTTGATTCATTTAAGATACTTGGCTTTAAACACTATAGGTTCTCTTTATAAGTTTCAATTGTTGAAGCTTAAAAATTTGCAAACTCTCATTGTTTGTTCATGGATGGAAGAGTACCCTTTGCAATTGCAATCCAATATTTTGGATTTGCCACAATTGAGGCACTTGCACCTTCAAAAGAGATGTTCACAATATCTCCCAAGCAAGGATCGAAAAAATCTGCAAACTCTTTATTGGTTGAAAGTTACTAGCGCAGACCGAAATCCAAACTTTAAAATGGTTCCAAACTTGAAGGAACTTGGGATTTATGTAGAAGGTGAACTGCTGTCTGGTTGTCTTGAGAGCCTTGTCCATTTACCTCTGCTTGAGAAGTTAAAATTTAGAATTGGAAGGGTTGACCGGTTTTGTCTTCCTACCGGCTTTCCATCAAAGCTTAAGAAGTTGACACTCTGTAGTACATATCTTCCTTGGGAGGAGATGGGCGTAATTGGTAACTTGTCTAACCTTGAGGTACTCAAATTGAAAGATTTTGCCTTTTGCGGCCCAAAATGGGAACCAATAGAGGGGGAGTTTAAGAGATTAAAGGTGCTTCTTATTGCACGATCAGATCTTAAACAATGGGAACTAAATGTTTATCATTTCCCAATTTTGGAGCGTCTAATCCTAAGGTATTGTTGGGACTTGAAAGAAGTTCCTAATTGTTTTGCCAAAATTGGAACAATGAAATTAATTGTGTTAGACAGTTGTACATCTTCTCTTGTGGGTTCTACAAAGAAGTGGTTAGAAGGGATGACAGATTGTCCACTTCGTCTTCGTCAAGTTGGAACTAAG GTTGAATTGCCAGATAATGAAAGCTTTGAAGAAGTAACTCTAGAAAGctctgaagaagaaagtgtggaAAGCTCTAAAGAAGAAAGTGTGAAAAGCTCCAAAAAAGAAAGTCTGAAAAGCTCTAAAGAAGAAAGTGTGAAAAGCTCTAAAGAAGAAAGCGGGGGAAGCACTAAAGAATTAAGTGTTGGAAGCACTGAAGAATTAAGTTTTGGAAGCTCTGATCAAGAAAGGTTGAAACCTCGGAGGAGTGTGAGGAAATATGTAAAGAAGAAGGTGTCGAAACTTCTGAATGCATTGAAATAA